DNA sequence from the Polyodon spathula isolate WHYD16114869_AA chromosome 19, ASM1765450v1, whole genome shotgun sequence genome:
GCGTAGGTataaatcactttgttttttgttgataTGGTGATAGACCACAGCCATTCATCTTGTATGACCCTTTTCATATTGTTCACTGTGATGCAGTTTAGGATGAAACAGCAGATCAGTAGAGGATTGTTAGAGCAGCAATGTACAGGTAGCCAAAAGAACGCAGGGCAAAACGTGGTAGAAGGGAAAGTGATAGAGGTGGTAGCAAACAAGATGGAAAACTTGGATGCACTTACAAAGGTACTGAAACATTTAAAGTAATGTAGTGGCAGAATGTTTAGATAGAAGCCTTCTCGAATGCGAAAATACATCACAAGGATGTCCTCTTCAGTAGTTTCTGCAACAGAAAAGGGTTGGTAGCATAAAATATGGTAACAGAGATGAGTTTCCATGGTAGTCAGTGCAATATACATCTCATTGTGAAGGCATGTGTTGATGTTggtcaaaataaatatacaaatgctCCATATATGTAGaaacatcaatttaaaataaatgtataacctAGGTAGACCGTGGCTTCAGGGAATGTTTTGGTTACAGCAGACTGTTCGTCCCAGGAGGTTCCGAGTTTGTGGAATGTACCACTGTTCTAGGAAACGTGCTGCtaggaaacaaaaagaacacaggtttatctctgcactgggtCACCTCCGAACCTCTTGGGGTGAACATTCTGCTGTAACCAACACATTCCCTGATTCCAGGGTTCTTGCATTTCAGATTTGACCATCATCTACTGCACTGCATCCAGTTGAAGGATGTAGTATCTGAAGTAGAGCTTTGTTAAATCAGTTCGCGTACTTTTTAAACTTCAGTTCTCTTCTTTATTATTTGCAACTTTATGTACACCAGTTTAAACTATCCTTCTAGTTGTAGACTTCTCTGTCTGCTAGTCCTCATCACTGCTGCTGTTTGTGGTTTTAGCTGGAGAATGCACAACATGCTGCTGCTAAGAACAGTGATTTTGCCAGCTCTGCCAGGGAGGAGCTAATGGGGTCGAAAATGAGGGTTGAAACCTTGtcatctcagctcagccactatCAGGAACAGGTAATGTAatcctactctttttttttttttttttttttttttaaaaagccagcgATGGTCTCTAAAATGGGAACAGCTAAATAACCTGccatattctttcttttttcccttttatGCTTGTCCACGGTATATGAAATCTTGCACCATTTCTGGATCTGTTCTGTAGTTTAGTTGCAATACTCTTTGGTGTGCCCTAGATGGCAGGCTTGATCCATTTAATAACTGCTTGCACAGGGAATGTGCAAGCTAAGTTGCACAATATACTAGTACTCCGATACTCCACTAGACCCATGTATACAGTAGTCACTGATGTGCTTGTTCCTAGAATGCTGCCTTGGAGACCAAACTAAGGGAAGCTGAAGATGCACTGGaccgggagagagagagaagccatCGACGCTTAactgagaaagacagagagatgGCTGAAATGAGACAGCTAATGCAGACCCAGTTGGAAGAATATGAGCATCTTCTGGATGTGAAACTGGCTTTAGACATGGAGATCAATGCTTACAGGAAAATGCTGGAAGGAGAAGAACAGAGGTATGATGTACTACTGCTGCAACAGGCTTCACAAGGCACGAATTGAGTGGGTTTGTTTTCTTATCAGTAGTTTGTCCAATTCCTTTGGAGTAATTGAGTATTATAGTTGTGGctatttattgaaaaatgtatttttatgtgcaCTTGAGCTAACAGAGCACGTGCTgttttttggtagtttttttgtatgtttgtttctaAGGAAGCTTGTAACTTTCTAACAACttcattgatttaaaaatctCTATGCTGCCTTTTACGCTGGTGTATCATCATATtagaaaacattaacatttataaGAATCTGAAAGGGTGAGGCAGGTGTTTTAAACAATATCCATAATGTTTTTGCTGGGACTGTGACCATAAGCATCCCAGGAAATGGAAAATGTATATTACTGATACTAATATTACAACCAGAAATATCTGCAAAATAATTCACAGGGGTTGAGGTGGGACCGTTAATACCGTATTTACATTCTGGAACAACCCTGTTAAAAGATCCTTTCCATTTCTTCTCTGTTCCTCACAGATTGACCACCAGTAAACATTACGTGTGTTATCAGTCGCCTTTTCCTGAGATACACTGTTAGTGTTGCAGGCTGGTTGTATTTCCATGTTTTAAATGACCCTGTTCTGCTGTGTTGCAGACTGAACCTGTCCCCGAGCCCTGCACAACGAACTGCCGTGTCTCGTACCCGAGCACTGCGGGGGAAGAAAAGAAAACTTGTAGAGACACAGAGTCAAGCCCCCAGCTACAAAATATCCCAGCATTCCTCCTCCACCGGACCTGTTTCTATTGATGAGCTAGACTTGGAAGGGAACTTTGTCAAGCTTAGAAACAACTCTGAGGAGGTGGGTAGGTTTTAAAGTAACTGTTTTTTCATGATCTaatatcaatgtgtgtgtgtgtgtgtatgtgtatgtggaACATGTAGGGACACATTCATAGtaagtacttttaaaaagtgttgttaTTTTTGCAGGACCAGCCTTTAGGTGGGTGGATTCTTAAAAGAAACCCTATGTCCGTGTCAGATGTTGCATATAAATTTCCTTCGAGGTTTGTGCTTCGAAGTGGACAGACGGTCACTGTAAGTAATATTGATAACTGGAGAAAATGCTTTATTCTGTAACTTAGTGAAGCCAGTCTAACttgtgttgttgttaataataataaaaacatttgcagTTACACTACTGGACTATGCTTTTCAGTATCATTGCCTTAAAACGCCCTGCAGATCTACTATATGACTTCACTTGGTGTTGAAATTGAATAGTCGGGGGTTTCCTTTGTCACTATCATTTACGATTTTATGGACTGTTTTTGTTAGCTgtgaaagtaaatacatttctttttaaaggcTTTTTAAGACCACAGGCCAACACACCATATTAtgacttctgttttattttattttttcagatttggGCATCAAGCACTGGGGTTAGCCCTAATCCTCCCAGTGATTTAGTCTGGAAGAGTGACACTACTTGGGGCACAGGGGATAATATAAGGATTGTCCTcatcaacaaaaataaagagGTAGCGTAGAAATGAGTGaggttttttctcttttaatctTTATAGCTCTAATAATCTCCGGGTAGTGCATAGCAATGGCTCTGTCtgttacctttttgttttctggtgACAGGAGACTGCAGAGCGAACCCTGGTGCGAATACTGAGAGAGGCAGGGGGTGAATCTGAGGAGGAGGAGTATGATGAAGAGGATGTCACTGGAAGTGAGGTGCACCTACGACAACAGGTAATGTCAGACTCTCTATCCACTGTAGCATTTTGGGCAGAACAGATAATGTATTAAATTAACAATTTACGTTTATAGATTGTTTTCTTGCCAAAGCGAAGAAAGCCAAAAAGAGACATCGTATAAATATTTCTCTTAAatcttattctttatttttaatgcaatgccaaaataaattaataaagagaGAGCGAGAACTGTTAAGTGCTTGTTATTCAGCAGGCATTATTTATAGAAGCTGTGTCAGGTAAAGTTCAAAACCTGTTGTTTGTATGCAAAGACTCTATTAGAGCACATGCAAACCTTGGGTGTCCATTTTGGAGAACATAACATTTTGAACAGGACTATCACTTCTGCCTGTAAAGTACATGCAGTACTTCTCCATGGTTTAGGCAGAAACAGATGaaattttaatgttcttttttttcatcatttgCCTGGTATCTTagccaaaaagaagaaaaaagaaatgttgttCCATCTCATGATTTTCCTCTGGTTGTATGAACCAACAAACTAGGTGAGGCAATGAAGGCAGCCCTGTGTGCTTCACCCTCTCCCGTGCTTGCTCAGCTTTTTATACTGATCGGCTTGCCACGTCTGCTTATTTGCTTGCTGTTTCTACCACTGAAAGcctttgatatacagtataatattaatGCACTGCCCTAAACGTGAACACGTATTATAATTCCCTGGTAAAGTTGCAAGGTACATTGTCTGCTACATTAGTAAGTTAAACTTGCCTTGTACTATTTATGCAAAAGATCAGCTGGAAGGCTACCCTTGGATACAGTCCCAGCCAAGACATTGTCTGTATCACTGTTCTGTCGGATGGGGACCCATCCCACAGTAAATTCGATGCTGCATTCTTGTTTAAGATGCCCTTCACTAAGTATTTGATTGAATTCTCAAAGCTGAACATTTGGGGGCTGTAGGTTTTTCTGTGTTCCTTGGTGTATATTGCATTAACATTCTAGTAGTGGCTTCCCCTGCACTCGCAAGCCTCGGCCATTAGGGAAAGGTACTTTCCTTGTACATATGCATCCATGTTTTGTATGCTAAATGTCATTTGTAGCTTATGCATGGAAAACAGCTGTCTCGCTCCCAATATAATTGTGTATGTGctgtacattaaaacatgttCTATAACCCCACTGTATTCACATGCATCAGTATGAATATTGTTTGTGAATGAATCTTGAATCTGTTTTTGCAGGGTCTTCATAGAGCTGATGACCCCAGCTGTTCTGTTATGTAGCAGCACAAGTGGTTGGTCTTGGAATCCCAATGAGAAGCctcgagtgtttttttttttgtttttttttaatgaactggaaTGTAAAGATGCTGTTATTGGAGTtgcacttgtttgttttgttttatatggaaACTGGTATTTTTCTGTTGGGTATTCTTTGGGGTGAGGAGCAATGAGAACTGGACTGGTTGCAACACGATTAAATTGTTTGATTTATTCTGTTTCTCTCACATCAGAAGGTGCCTTTTCTTAACTGGGTATTAGAGATCTTCCATGAAGGTTAACATTTTAAGGAAAGAACTGGACCAGCCATAAAGACGCATGGCTGTCTCGTAATCCCAATACGTCAGAGGAAGCACATTGTGTTAAATCAGATTAAAATACAAGTCATGGTGTGCCTGTGCAGTAGCTCAACACATTAGTGTGTGACTGGGCTAATCTGCTGCGTCCGCtaagatttaatttaaatagcAACTTAACCTTGTTAGATGGGCATGCAAATGGATCAGAGATTCGTCAGGTCTTGGTTGAAAACGGCAGCTTTCACTCTTCTCCACAATGGGACTGTGGATTCATTGCCTCGGGCACTGCAGCACTAAAGCTATGTATTGTTTGGGAGCAGTATATGCAGAAGCTACACTGTAGCCCTACAGCTTAACTTATACCTACTGTTTCCAACAGAGGTCCCTGTAGAGCATTCTTAGAAGGGATAGGGGCACTAACTGTGAAATATAAATAAGGTCTGATGAAGGTATGTCTGGATTTCCATGTGATAGCTTGTGCCGTAATTTGGCAACTAGAAAAATCTATTCATAAATCTTCTTCAGCACAGCTTGCACACaggtgttttgaaagaaaaaaaatgtatgatttcCCTGCTTCTacagtattcattacattttcATGGTGCTATGACATTTGGTTTaattgttatgtctgtgttataatTTCAGGATATTGGGTTATTAGAATTATTATAGCTTTGCATTATTGCTGGCTTTAAAGGAAATATAATCTTGCTCAATGCAAGAAGTGTTTTATGAGATGCGCTGTGTATTTCCGTTGAGCCCCTTAAATGCAGTCTGCTGCTGAGCTATTGTTGAATCTCACAGTTGGCACTTTAATAAATGACACTTATCGAACAGGTGAAAATCCtaacccttttgttttttgtttccgtTAAGCCAAAGAAAAATATATCAGTTTTTAtacattaatgtaaattaaaatatgtgaCACAGCTATTTATTGGGTCAGCGTGTGACTGGTAGTTCAAATTGCTGTCGCTGGGTaaagtatatgtatttattaaacccTTTTTTGACGAGTTCTTCACTCAATGTTTTGGTAGTTTGGAGTATTATTTTGCCTGTATGTTACTATTGGATACTATTTCTATTAATTGTTAAcctgttacaaatacaaaacGTTTTTTGAGTGTTTTGAGTTGAAATGCTAGAtatgtggctttttttttctggttttcaaAACTTGTAGGACACTGAATATGATGTAACTGCAAGTCATTTATTGTGAAGTCATATACACCACAGCGCGTTAACGGCCTTATTATAAATGGCCTTCTCTTCTGTCACAAGTATATTGCTTCACGGTGGTCCCTTTAGCACTGTAATTGCACACACTGCACTTACACATTTAACTTGCATCAGTTGCGTGGGAATGTTGAAAATGTAAAAGTCAAGGAAAATGGAGACGTGATACTGTCAGCACAAAGAGCACGCAGACGCTCTTAAGCTAACGTTGAATATTGCCTTTTGTGTGGGAAATCCCATTCTTGTCTATTTGGTTTGATCATTAAACCTGCACACTGTaccaaaatatacattattttgtattactttaaataaaGTCTTTTTTATTGAAGAAAATACATTGCCCAATATTGtctgtatttattgatttgttgaaatgcctaaatataaaatgtgcttttaaatacagatttttcaAACCCACTGATATCTGGAATGGAAtgtatcattttgaataacctctCATGGTCTGAAAAGTATTAACGGGATGTTTGGTTAGGGAGTGAGTGGCCAGCACTCTTATTACAGTAAAAGACTGACACTAATATCTTCTTGCTGAT
Encoded proteins:
- the LOC121294318 gene encoding lamin-L(III)-like isoform X2, encoding MASMPTSTPATSGRSTRRSTVGVSPAGSSASPTRLSRLREKEELRQLNDRLANYIERVRLLETDKASLQLLLEDREQSSSRELGTMRLLYETELADARKLLDNTANERARLQLQFSKVTEDHRQLQIRYNKKETDLAAAVGRLRNLEALLNSKEAELANLLAENRRLERELFDFKAQTANLESVLHDVKKQLQDEMLRRVDLENQMQTLREQMEFQKHIDDEELRETKSRLETRLVEIDAGRQKEFDSKLSEAMQQLRREHEGQIHQYKEELERNFIAKLENAQHAAAKNSDFASSAREELMGSKMRVETLSSQLSHYQEQNAALETKLREAEDALDRERERSHRRLTEKDREMAEMRQLMQTQLEEYEHLLDVKLALDMEINAYRKMLEGEEQRLNLSPSPAQRTAVSRTRALRGKKRKLVETQSQAPSYKISQHSSSTGPVSIDELDLEGNFVKLRNNSEEDQPLGGWILKRNPMSVSDVAYKFPSRFVLRSGQTVTIWASSTGVSPNPPSDLVWKSDTTWGTGDNIRIVLINKNKEETAERTLVRILREAGGESEEEEYDEEDVTGSEVHLRQQPKRRKKKCCSIS
- the LOC121294318 gene encoding lamin-L(III)-like isoform X1 — protein: MASMPTSTPATSGRSTRRSTVGVSPAGSSASPTRLSRLREKEELRQLNDRLANYIERVRLLETDKASLQLLLEDREQSSSRELGTMRLLYETELADARKLLDNTANERARLQLQFSKVTEDHRQLQIRYNKKETDLAAAVGRLRNLEALLNSKEAELANLLAENRRLERELFDFKAQTANLESVLHDVKKQLQDEMLRRVDLENQMQTLREQMEFQKHIDDEELRETKSRLETRLVEIDAGRQKEFDSKLSEAMQQLRREHEGQIHQYKEELERNFIAKLENAQHAAAKNSDFASSAREELMGSKMRVETLSSQLSHYQEQNAALETKLREAEDALDRERERSHRRLTEKDREMAEMRQLMQTQLEEYEHLLDVKLALDMEINAYRKMLEGEEQRLNLSPSPAQRTAVSRTRALRGKKRKLVETQSQAPSYKISQHSSSTGPVSIDELDLEGNFVKLRNNSEEDQPLGGWILKRNPMSVSDVAYKFPSRFVLRSGQTVTIWASSTGVSPNPPSDLVWKSDTTWGTGDNIRIVLINKNKEETAERTLVRILREAGGESEEEEYDEEDVTGSEVHLRQQGLHRADDPSCSVM